GGGCCCGGCTGACGCCGGGGGCGCGGATCGCCGTGGTCGGCGCGGGCTGGATCGGCCTGGAGACCGCCGCCGCGGCCCGGCTGGCCGGCGCCGAGGTGACGGTGCTGGAGGTCGCCGAGCTGCCGCTGCTGCGGGTGCTCGGCCGGGAGGTCGCCCAGGTCTTCGCGGACCTGCACCGGGCGAAGGGCGTGGACCTGCGGTTCGGCGTGCAGGTCGCCGCGGTCGAGGACGGCGGGGTGCGGCTGGGCGACGGCTCACTGGTACCGGCCGACACGGTGGTCGTCGGCGTCGGCATCTCCCCCGACACGCAGCTCGCCGAGGCCGCCGGGCTGGACGTGGACAACGGGGTGCGCACCGACCGGCACCTGCGCACCTCGCATCCGGACGTCTTCGCCGCGGGCGACGTGGCCAACGCCTTCCACCCGCTGTTCGGGAAGCCGATCCGGGTCGAGCACTGGGCGAACGCGCTCAACCAGCCGGCCGTGGCGGCGAAGTCGATGCTGGGTCGGGAGGCGGTGTACGACCGGGTGCCGTACTTCTTCACCGACCAGTACGACCTGGGGATGGAGTACACCGGCTACGTGGAGCCGGGAGGCTACGACCGGGTGGTGTTCCGCGGGGACGTGCCGGGGCGGGAGTTCATCGCCTTCTGGACGTCCGGCGGGCGGGTGCTCGCCGGGATGAACGTGAACGTGTGGGACGTGGTCGACCCGATCCGCGAACTGGTGCGCTCCGGGCGGCCGGTGGACGAGAGCCGGCTCGCCGACCCGGACGTGCCGCTGGCCGAACTCACGGGCTGACCGCGGCCGGCCCCTGATCGTCGGTGGCATGACCTAGGGTCGGGGCGGACACCGTCGCCGGGGAGGGACCGCCATGCCGCACCGAGGACTGCTGCCGCCCGCGGGCCCGGCCCGCGGGCTGGCCGGCGCCCAGCTGACCAACGCGCTCGGCGACGGCGCCTTCCTGGTGACCTCGGCGCTGTACTTCACCCGGGTGGTCGGCCTGTCGGCCTCGCAGATCGGCGTCGGCCTGACCCTCGGCTGGGCGGCCGGCGCCCTGGCCGGTGTGCCGCTCGGCCACCTCGCCGACCGGCGCGGGCCGCGCGGGGTCGCGGCGCTGCTGGCGGTGGCCACCGCGGCCGCGGTCGGGGTCTTCCTGCTGGC
The nucleotide sequence above comes from Streptomyces sp. TLI_235. Encoded proteins:
- a CDS encoding 3-phenylpropionate/trans-cinnamate dioxygenase ferredoxin reductase subunit yields the protein MEQPYVVVGASLAGAKAVEALRAEGYRGPVELIGEEPDLPYERPPLSKGYLQGKTPRADFEVHPASWYRENDVALRLGTAVTAIDPDGHTVSLADGGRLGFAKLLLATGASPRRLPVPGADRPEVLTLRRVGDSERIRARLTPGARIAVVGAGWIGLETAAAARLAGAEVTVLEVAELPLLRVLGREVAQVFADLHRAKGVDLRFGVQVAAVEDGGVRLGDGSLVPADTVVVGVGISPDTQLAEAAGLDVDNGVRTDRHLRTSHPDVFAAGDVANAFHPLFGKPIRVEHWANALNQPAVAAKSMLGREAVYDRVPYFFTDQYDLGMEYTGYVEPGGYDRVVFRGDVPGREFIAFWTSGGRVLAGMNVNVWDVVDPIRELVRSGRPVDESRLADPDVPLAELTG